DNA from Campylobacter concisus:
TGCTAGCATAGTAGCTATCGTCATGGGCGTTTGGCGCAAAATTTTTGATGTAAAAGAGGCTATTAGCACATGGGTAAAGGGCTGGAAAACTATGATCATCACAGTTGTTATCTTGCTTCTTGCTTGGAGCCTTAGTGCGGTTATCAAAGAGCTTGGCACTTCAAGATATTTAGTCGATCTATTAAGTGACTCAACGCCTAAATTTATCCTGCCAGTGGCTGTTTTCATCCTTGGCTCATTTATCAGCTTCTCAACTGGCACCAGCTATGGCACGATGGGCATTTTGATGCCTCTAGCTATCCCGCTAGCTTACGCAGTCGGCAAAAACTACGGCTTAGATGGTGACGCGATGCACGCTTATATGATCGTAAATATCTCAAGCGTTCTAACGGGTGCTATCTTTGGTGATCACTGCTCGCCGATCTCAGATACTACGATACTTTCATCAATGGGTGCAGGATGCAGCCACATCGATCACGTCTCAACACAGATGATCTATGCACTTAGCGTTTGCGCGGTTTGTGTGCTTGTTGGCTACTTACCTGTCGCACTTGGTCTTAGCGTTTGGATCGCACTTCCTTGCGGATTTTTAGCGATCTGGGCTTTGGTTAGATTTGTAGGCAAAAAAGTCGAAGAGAAAGCGGTTTAAATTTGGACTGCAAATACCTAAAAGAGTGCGGATCATGCACTCTTTTTACCCCTTATAGTGAGCAAATTTCATTTAAAACTGATCTTATCAAGCAAAATTTCTCCCCATTTTATGATGGCAAATTTGATGTTTTTAGCTCAAGTCCAAAGCACTACCGCACGAGGGCTGAGTTTGGTATCTGGCACGATGGTAGCAAGCTTAGCTACACGATGCACGCAAGCGAGAAGGGCAAAAGGGTCTTTATAGATGAGTGTCCAAAGGTTTGCGAGCAAATTTCACATCTCATGCCAAGGCTACTTGAAAATTTACAAAATGATGAAATTTTACGCACAAAGCTCTTTGGAGTGGAGTTTATCGCCTGTAAAAGTGGCACTTTAGTCACGCTTCTTTATCATAAAAGGCTTGATAGTGAGTTTGAGGCAGCGATGAAAATTCTAGCTAGCAAGCTTGATGTGATGATCTTAGCTAGATCTCGCGGTCAAAAGCTGCTAAGTGGCGAGCTAAATTTAGTTGATGAGCTAAATGTCGATGGGCAAATTTATAAATTTAGCCTAAGTGAAAATGCCTTTATCCAGCCAAATAAAGCGGTAAATGAGAAGATGATAGCTTGGGCAAAAGAGTGCGTGCAAGGTGGCGCTGACCTGCTGGAGCTTTACTGCGGACATGGAAATTTTACTATCCCGCTTTCGTTTAAATTTAAAAATGTCCTTGCCACTGAAATTTCAAAAAGCTCGATCGCAAATGCCCTTAAAAACTGCGAGCTAAATGGGGCAGAAAATATCAAATTTTTGCGTATGGACGCTGATGAGCTGATGAGCGCATTTGCTGGCGTTAGGGAATTTAACAGGCTAAAAGAGATAAATTTAAGCGACTTTAACTTCTCGCACGTCCTTGTCGATCCGCCTCGCGCTGGACTTAGTGAAAGCGTCATAAATTTCATTAGAAATTTCAAAAACATCATCTACATCTCGTGCAACCCAGAGACGCTAAAAGAAAATTTAAATGAGCTTACTAAAAGCCATAAAATGATAAAATTTGCGCTCTTTGATCAGTTTGCCAACACTCATCACATCGAGTGTGGCGTGCTACTAGAGGCAAAAGATAAATTTTAAAAGGAAAGTTGAAAATGGTTTCATTAAACAAAATAATCCAAGCAAAGATAACGATCGGTCACTTTGTAAATAAAACTCCGTTTGCGCTAAGTGCAAAACTTAGTAAAATTTTGGGCGCAAATGTCTATTTGAAAGAGGAAAATTTACAGCGAACCGGAGCTTACAAGATAAGAGGCGCTTACAATAAAATAGCTAGCCTAAGTGATGAGGAGCGAAAACGTGGCGTCGTGGCTGCAAGCGCTGGCAATCACGCTCAAGGCGTGGCGATAAGTGCAAAAGAATTTGGTGTGCATGCTTGCATCGTCATGCCAGAATCAACCCCACTTCTAAAGGTAGCTGGCACGAAGGATCTTGGTGCTGAAGTGATCTTAAAAGGTGATAACTTTGATGAGGCGTATGAATTTGCAGTAAATTACGCCAAAGAAAAAGATATGACCTTTGTTCATCCATTTAACGATGAGTACGTCATGGCAGGGCAGGGCACTGTGGGTCTTGAGATGCTTGATGAGATAAGCGACCTTGATATGGTTGTAGTGCCAGTTGGTGGCGGTGGCTTAGCTAGCGGTGTGGCAAGCTGTATAAAACAAGTAAATCCAAAAAC
Protein-coding regions in this window:
- the trmA gene encoding tRNA (uridine(54)-C5)-methyltransferase TrmA, translated to MDCKYLKECGSCTLFTPYSEQISFKTDLIKQNFSPFYDGKFDVFSSSPKHYRTRAEFGIWHDGSKLSYTMHASEKGKRVFIDECPKVCEQISHLMPRLLENLQNDEILRTKLFGVEFIACKSGTLVTLLYHKRLDSEFEAAMKILASKLDVMILARSRGQKLLSGELNLVDELNVDGQIYKFSLSENAFIQPNKAVNEKMIAWAKECVQGGADLLELYCGHGNFTIPLSFKFKNVLATEISKSSIANALKNCELNGAENIKFLRMDADELMSAFAGVREFNRLKEINLSDFNFSHVLVDPPRAGLSESVINFIRNFKNIIYISCNPETLKENLNELTKSHKMIKFALFDQFANTHHIECGVLLEAKDKF